A region of Liolophura sinensis isolate JHLJ2023 chromosome 8, CUHK_Ljap_v2, whole genome shotgun sequence DNA encodes the following proteins:
- the LOC135473948 gene encoding histamine H3 receptor-like, whose translation MFRVRLRWMFALSMAHVFSNFNSADKGPFHNLSTYQMDCNNTTVNEVDEDMKEELSLVSKVFYGIIISIMIIVCITGNILTLLSYAQDRKLRTVHNTYLISLAASDLLVGCVSMPFYAVYTLMSYSWPFGVTFCKVFMSIDFLACLESVFVIMLVSYDRCMLLVQGASYTSKQTMRAAKVRIFLSWTVSFLAYVPAIAFWDVVRGFSVVEEGDCDVEFYEDFSFIMVTSAIEFFMPLIIIACLNIYLYSLILKRSRRTTGQKLPQSFNVRYKKDQLQAWVSDNVVAHEIPSRHGSKDNAKYINVIKRERKAARSLAVLVGAFTACWMPYTICTVIIAFCDQCVHKDVYEAFNWLLWANASLNPFLYAFTNKQFRLNYFCILRLDRLRRSSEGKITPRKNNSLESTSLNKSDLVTNIRAEHQL comes from the coding sequence ATGTTTCGAGTTCGCCTGAGGTGGATGTTTGCTCTAAGCATGGCACATGTATTTTCTAATTTTAACTCGGCCGATAAAGGACCGTTTCACAACTTGTCAACCTATCAGATGGATTGTAACAACACAACAGTCAATGAAGTGGACGAAGACATGAAAGAGGAGTTATCATTGGTCAGCAAGGTTTTTTATGGAATAATTATCTCCATAATGATCATAGTCTGTATAACAGGAAATATCTTGACTTTGCTGTCGTATGCTCAAGACCGTAAACTACGTACAGTGCACAACACTTATCTTATAAGCCTGGCTGCCTCTGACCTGCTCGTTGGCTGTGTCAGTATGCCCTTTTATGCTGTCTACACACTCATGAGCTACAGCTGGCCGTTTGGGGTGACTTTCTGCAAAGTTTTCATGTCCATAGACTTTCTGGCGTGTTTGGAATCTGTGTTTGTCATAATGCTAGTGAGCTACGATCGCTGTATGCTGCTAGTGCAAGGAGCCTCGTACACTTCTAAGCAGACAATGAGAGCTGCAAAAGTTCGCATATTTCTGTCTTGGACCGTATCTTTCCTGGCGTATGTACCAGCTATTGCTTTCTGGGATGTGGTCCGTGGTTTTAGCGTCGTGGAAGAGGGAGATTGTGACGTGGAATTTTACGAAGACTTTAGTTTCATCATGGTCACTTCCGCAATAGAATTTTTTATGCCACTCATCATCATTGCTTGTcttaacatttacctgtacagccTTATACTGAAGCGCTCTCGGAGAACAACTGGTCAAAAGTTACCACAGAGCTTCAACGTGCGGTACAAGAAGGATCAGTTACAGGCGTGGGTCTCGGACAACGTCGTAGCACATGAGATACCATCTCGTCACGGATCCAAGGACAATGCAAAGTACATCAATGTTATCAAACGCGAGAGAAAAGCTGCGCGTTCTTTGGCAGTTTTGGTGGGCGCGTTCACGGCATGTTGGATGCCGTATACTATTTGTACTGTGATCATAGCCTTCTGTGATCAGTGTGTTCACAAAGACGTTTACGAGGCCTTCAACTGGCTGCTGTGGGCGAACGCTTCCCTGAACCCTTTCCTTTACGCCTTCACCAACAAGCAGTTCCGCCTAAactatttctgtattttaagaCTTGACAGACTGCGCAGATCAAGTGAAGGTAAAATTACACCCCGGAAAAACAACTCGCTTGAATCTACCTCATTAAATAAGAGCGACTTGGTTACAAACATTAGAGCTGAACATCAGCTCTAA